From a region of the Gossypium raimondii isolate GPD5lz chromosome 10, ASM2569854v1, whole genome shotgun sequence genome:
- the LOC105777300 gene encoding uncharacterized protein LOC105777300, whose amino-acid sequence MSKNTATPSVIARLMGLDELQSQQAVNKERKQQRVLSENYLRKVASIGAWEKRLFNERRSFRFSIEEQKEFKVAFEVIESLDLRSSREQRHIKGPNCFEKSDYMITGQEGVPSQENPKLFQELENGFVNDSRREYGTSMFPRFHLESSNERWPSSRKIVILKPKSGEAETDKSNKGFLGRRKGNLYTQVKERKNFPDDVKSTGCRSIHSSETEVSFEPPRLGFSDAQGLTNEPELMMVSSRSNSDMNNWYKPLCHDLDGSYVAQEAKKQISERWRMNKEFRENGPSFGGRGRSRTLGEMLLLSDHAKRANFRGPLGISSRDGWKNRGNGDLIKSRSQVYSTSVRSPTIRTTPKAFHVDSYMTMRPVFPWSRRKWVKQGSNGKDCPKQRNSGPKCKQYPSSPDRESQKNHLPEDKPLINNKYEENDLEKLDPESLKRGIVHSGSENEIIPIDQWNNIKGRKMSTEDYPESSTYSPASRTIVPDVVVVVETTDAGKSTQDNNEHRFEPMDCTISDRDHDSSFGIPDTWNQQEDISMKISEQYGTDPDFLVNLEAANQPSPVSVLEAPFMEGNLLSSKCFLSVTASLNDVKRQLEFLKSESIEDYSEGPGMVVSSDDETDPTEDSLKECDVNEYSTKSFRIAESRDFSYLVDVLTEAGFHTRNPDILNGWHSAETPISLSVFETLEKKYGEQISWKRSARRLLFDRINLGLIEILQPCLGDPMWTKPVARRLISYAQNLKEIEEELYMLLVSQENEAKTNSSEKVFGKDDGWLSLGYYIEAIGREIENSLIDELAAEIVSL is encoded by the exons ATGTCGAAAAACACGGCCACACCAAGTGTGATTGCAAGATTAATGGGTCTTGATGAACTGCAATCTCAGCAAGCTGTCAATAAGGAGAGGAAGCAACAAAGAGTGCTCTCGGAGAATTATCTGCGTAAAGTTGCTTCGATAGGTGCTTGGGAGAAACGGTTGTTTAATGAACGGCGTTCGTTTCGGTTTAGCATTGAAGAGCAAAAGGAGTTCAAGGTTGCATTTGAAGTAATAGAGTCATTGGACTTAAGATCGTCTCGGGAACAAAGGCATATCAAAGGACCAAATTGTTTCGAGAAATCGGATTATATGATTACCGGTCAAGAAGGTGTCCCTTCTCAAGAAAATCCTAAGCTGTTTCAAGAACTCGAGAATGGCTTCGTGAATGATTCCCGAAGGGAATATGGTACTTCTATGTTTCCTAGATTTCATCTGGAATCGAGCAACGAAAGATGGCCTTCCTCTAGAAAAATTGTCATTTTGAAACCAAAGTCCGGAGAGGCCGAGACTGATAAGAGCAACAAAGGGTTCCTTGGTCGCAGAAAAGGAAATTTGTATACTCAAGTTAAGGAGAGGAAGAACTTTCCCGATGATGTGAAATCCACAGGGTGTAGGTCTATCCATTCCTCTGAAACTGAAGTTTCTTTCGAGCCACCGAGGTTAGGATTCAGTGATGCTCAAGGTCTTACAAATGAGCCAGAGCTCATGATGGTTTCTTCCCGAAGTAACTCTGATATGAACAACTGGTACAAGCCCTTATGTCACGACTTAGATGGATCATATGTGGCTCAGGAAGCAAAGAAGCAAATCTCGGAAAGATGGAGGATGAATAAAGAGTTTCGGGAAAATGGACCCTCTTTTGGGGGTAGAGGCAGAAGCAGAACTCTTGGTGAAATGCTCTTATTGTCTGACCATGCTAAACGTGCAAACTTTCGTGGTCCTTTAGGTATTAGCAGTAGAGATGGCTGGAAAAACAGGGGCAACGGAGACTTAATAAAGTCGAGATCTCAAGTGTATTCTACATCTGTTAGAAGTCCTACAATCAGGACTACTCCAAAAGCTTTCCATGTTGATTCGTATATGACAATGAGGCCGGTGTTTCCTTGGTCAAGAAGAAAGTGGGTTAAGCAAGGTTCCAACGGGAAAGATTGTCCGAAACAAAGAAACTCAGGACCCAAATGCAAGCAGTATCCATCTAGTCCAGACAGAGAATCACAAAAGAATCACTTGCCCGAAGACAAACCtcttatcaataataaatacgagGAGAACGACCTCGAGAAGCTGGATCCTGAGTCATTAAAGCGTGGTATCGTTCACTCTGGTTCTGAAAATGAAATCATCCCAATCGATCAATGGAACAACATCAAAGGTAGGAAAATGTCTACTGAGGATTATCCCGAGTCATCAACGTACTCGCCTGCATCTCGAACCATTGTCCCTGATGTGGTGGTTGTAGTAGAAACTACAGATGCTGGCAAGTCTACCCAAGATAATAATGAGCACCGGTTTGAACCAATGGACTGTACTATCTCCGATAGAGATCACGATTCTTCTTTTGGAATCCCCGACACTTGGAATCAACAG GAAGATATATCGATGAAGATATCCGAACAGTACGGCACCGACCCTGACTTTCTCGTGAACTTGGAAGCAGCTAATCAGCCCAGTCCAGTTTCGGTTTTGGAAGCACCATTCATGGAAGGGAATTTATTGAGCTCTAAATGCTTTCTGAGTGTCACTGCTAGCTTAAATG ATGTGAAGCGGCAACTCGAATTTCTAAAATCGGAGTCAATTGAAGACTACTCAGAAGGACCGGGAATGGTTGTTTCAAGTGACGACGAAACTGATCCAACAGAAGACTCTTTAAAGGAATGTGATGTAAATGAATACTCGACAAAGTCATTCAGAATAGCAGAGAGCAGGGATTTCTCCTATTTAGTCGATGTCTTGACTGAGGCAGGCTTTCATACTAGAAACCCCGATATACTCAACGGATGGCACTCTGCTGAAACCCCAATAAGCCTCTCGGTTTTCGAGACATTAGAGAAGAAGTACGGTGAACAAATATCTTGGAAAAGGTCAGCAAGGAGGCTACTGTTCGACCGCATAAATTTGGGTTTAATCGAAATCCTCCAGCCATGCTTAGGAGACCCTATGTGGACAAAACCTGTTGCAAGAAGACTTATTAGCTACGCACAGAACTTGAAAGAAATTGAGGAAGAGCTGTACATGTTATTGGTTAGCCAAGAAAATGAAGCGAAAACGAACTCATCTGAGAAAGTATTCGGAAAAGACGATGGATGGTTATCCTTAGGATATTATATTGAAGCAATTGGTAGAGAAATAGAGAATTCATTGATTGATGAGCTAGCAGCAGAGATTGTTAGCCtatag
- the LOC105777299 gene encoding dirigent protein 9, producing MAKAPMLTSKTFKAIIYLLLVAITFTCVNSARVLDEVEPQPQVVDDKPSGQVVPAATPSGPEDDPPVPTVAAPASEDEAPVATPAAPEAPADDDEAPVATPAAPVAGGAATGPGAAAATGANPGSHEPALSFFMHDILGGTHPSARVVTGVIANQEINGIPFSKTNNNIFPVEGAAPLLTGNNINNLKNINNLINPNNVPFLTGLTGAQTSAVVQNSHNSDSVINSDSNPFVTAGQLPPGSLQRLMFGTITVIDDQLTEAHELGSAILGKAQGFYLASSVDGSSQTIALTVLLHGGEHGHEIEDTISFFGVHRTVSPESQIALIGGTGKYENARGYATVETLLNQENQHITDGVDTILHFNVYLTE from the coding sequence ATGGCAAAAGCTCCCATGCTCACTTCCAAAACATTCAAGGCAATCATCTATCTTTTGTTGGTGGCTATCACCTTCACTTGTGTCAATTCAGCTAGGGTCCTTGATGAGGTTGAACCGCAACCCCAAGTCGTCGACGACAAGCCGAGTGGCCAAGTGGTCCCTGCCGCCACTCCAAGTGGCCCAGAGGACGATCCTCCGGTTCCCACCGTGGCTGCCCCAGCTAGTGAGGATGAGGCACCAGTAGCTACCCCTGCAGCACCAGAAGCCCCTGCTGATGATGATGAGGCACCAGTAGCCACTCCTGCAGCACCTGTTGCAGGTGGTGCCGCAACGGGACCAGGAGCGGCGGCTGCCACAGGGGCTAACCCGGGCTCGCACGAACCTGCATTGTCCTTTTTCATGCATGACATCTTAGGTGGAACACACCCATCTGCCAGGGTAGTGACTGGTGTGATTGCCAACCAAGAAATCAATGGCATACCATTCTCAAAAACCAACAACAACATTTTCCCAGTGGAAGGAGCTGCTCCACTTCTGACAGGCAACAACATTAACAACCTTAAAAACATCAACAACCTTATTAACCCCAACAATGTCCCTTTCCTAACAGGTCTAACAGGTGCACAAACCAGTGCCGTCGTCCAAAACTCCCACAACAGCGACAGCGTTATCAATTCCGACAGCAACCCTTTCGTCACCGCAGGCCAACTCCCACCCGGCTCTCTCCAACGTCTCATGTTCGGTACCATAACCGTCATCGACGATCAACTAACCGAAGCCCACGAGTTAGGTTCAGCTATCCTAGGGAAAGCACAAGGGTTCTATTTGGCTAGCTCAGTAGATGGTTCTAGCCAAACCATTGCATTGACAGTTTTATTACATGGAGGTGAACATGGTCACGAAATCGAAGACACCATTAGTTTCTTCGGCGTTCATAGGACCGTGTCACCTGAATCGCAGATCGCGTTGATCGGTGGGACCGGGAAGTACGAGAACGCAAGAGGGTACGCCACGGTTGAGACACTTCTCAACCAGGAGAATCAGCATATAACTGATGGTGTGGATACAATCCTGCATTTCAATGTGTACCTCACTGAGTGA
- the LOC105777297 gene encoding dirigent protein 25 — METYKLISILLSFAIIAFSTSARMLDEQPSNPVVPPVATATPIVPQPNPTGAVVGNPGVAAGAATGPIPTGTTVGNPGVGAAASGPIPTGPNVANSGAGAATADHPLIFFMHDILGGSNPTAIAITGVVNNPAVNGQLAFPKPNGANLPVNNGVDENSGNNGFLNNNNIPLLSGLGGNAQAMLQNGNNNGGGFPALVGGQVPAGSTLQKLMFGTMTVIDDELTIGHELTSGFIGKAQGFYVASSVDGTSHTMAFTAMFESGHYADTLSFFGVHRTGASESHLAIMGGTGKYVNSKGFAIVRIVPASNQTGETDGFQTVLEFNVYLTY; from the coding sequence ATGGAAACCTACAAACTCATTTCTATCCTTCTTTCCTTCGCAATTATTGCATTCTCCACTTCTGCAAGAATGCTTGATGAGCAACCCTCGAATCCGGTCGTGCCACCTGTTGCTACGGCCACCCCAATAGTCCCACAGCCTAATCCTACTGGAGCCGTTGTTGGCAACCCTGGTGTGGCTGCAGGTGCAGCCACTGGTCCTATTCCCACAGGAACCACTGTTGGGAACCCTGGTGTAGGTGCTGCAGCCAGTGGTCCCATTCCCACAGGACCCAATGTTGCCAACTCTGGTGCTGGTGCAGCCACTGCTGACCACCCCTTGATCTTCTTCATGCATGATATCCTAGGTGGGTCAAACCCCACTGCTATAGCAATCACTGGTGTGGTCAACAACCCTGCAGTCAACGGTCAACTTGCATTCCCCAAACCAAATGGTGCTAACCTCCCGGTCAACAATGGGGTAGACGAAAATAGCGGCAACAATGGTTTCTTAAACAACAACAACATCCCATTGCTGTCAGGTCTCGGTGGCAACGCACAAGCAATGTTGCAAAACGGTAACAACAACGGCGGTGGATTCCCAGCCTTAGTGGGTGGCCAAGTTCCGGCAGGCTCCACTCTCCAAAAGCTCATGTTCGGAACCATGACCGTCATCGATGACGAGTTGACAATAGGACATGAGCTAACTTCTGGATTCATTGGTAAGGCACAAGGATTCTACGTTGCTAGTTCAGTCGATGGAACTAGCCATACAATGGCGTTTACAGCAATGTTCGAGAGTGGACACTACGCTGACACGCTTAGCTTCTTCGGGGTTCATCGAACCGGGGCATCGGAGTCGCATTTGGCCATCATGGGGGGGACAGGAAAATATGTGAATTCAAAAGGGTTTGCAATTGTGAGGATTGTACCAGCGAGTAATCAAACAGGGGAGACTGATGGGTTTCAAACAGTGCTAGAGTTCAATGTTTATCTGACCTATTAG
- the LOC105777298 gene encoding dirigent protein 25, whose protein sequence is MANLSCFLTLLFSLLFIIKNTSSARNLENPSSNHHHHHHHHHHHKISFSMPDLLNISHPTTSTLNTHIPFSKPIGFFPPHKGIPIQEPIPKVPGSDSSVQTFGGSNLGMFFPARATLQELEFGAVVTIDENLFDGGIGTNGSPLGKAQGVYVASSEGETSHMMAMTTVFADGGFKDGLRFFGLHRRDVSESHIAVIGGMGKYVGANGYATVKFVELRPNSAMAMKQGVNKLLLFNVYLS, encoded by the coding sequence ATGGCCAATCTTTCATGCTTCTTAACCTTACTTTTCTCCCTTTTGTTCATCATAAAAAACACATCCTCAGCCAGAAATCTTGAAAACCCATCATCAAAtcatcaccatcaccatcatcatcatcatcaccacaAGATCTCATTTTCCATGCCAGATTTACTCAACATTTCCCACCCTACAACTTCAACACTCAACACTCACATCCCATTTTCAAAGCCTATAGGCTTTTTCCCACCTCATAAAGGCATCCCCATCCAAGAACCCATCCCTAAAGTCCCCGGCTCGGACTCGTCGGTTCAAACCTTCGGTGGTTCAAACCTCGGGATGTTTTTCCCAGCAAGGGCTACTCTCCAAGAGCTAGAGTTTGGTGCAGTGGTCACCATTGATGAGAACCTGTTTGATGGTGGTATTGGTACCAATGGTTCACCACTTGGGAAAGCACAAGGGGTGTATGTTGCGAGTTCGGAAGGCGAAACGAGTCACATGATGGCGATGACGACGGTTTTTGCTGACGGTGGGTTTAAGGACGGGTTGAGGTTTTTCGGGTTGCACCGGAGGGATGTGTCGGAGTCTCATATAGCTGTGATTGGTGGCATGGGAAAGTATGTTGGTGCTAATGGTTATGCAACAGTTAAATTTGTGGAATTAAGGCCTAATTCTGCAATGGCAATGAAACAAGGGGTTAACAAGTTGCTATTGTTCAATGTTTATCTTAGTTAA
- the LOC105776696 gene encoding spliceosome-associated protein 130 A, which translates to MYLYNLTLQQATGIVSAINGNFSGGKIQEIVVARGKILSLLRPDDLGKLQTLHSVEIFGCIRSLAQFRLTGAQKDYIVVGSDSGRIVILEYNKEKNVFDKVHQETFGKSGCRRIVPGQYLAIDPKGRAVMIGACEKQKLVYVLNRDTAARLTISSPLEAHKSHTIVYSICGVDCGFDNPIFAAIELDYSEADQDSTGVAAGEAQKHLTFYELDLGLNHVSRKWSEQVDNGANMLVTVPGGGDGPSGVLVCAENFVIYKNQGHPDVRAVIPRRADLPEERGVLIVSAATHKQKSMFFFLLQTEYGDIFKVTLEHGNEGVSELKIKYFDTIPVTSSMCVLKTGFLFAASEFGNHALYQFQAIGDDPDVESSSSTLMETEEGFQPVFFQPRGLKNLVRIDQAESLMPIMDMKIANLFEEETPQIFSLCGRGPRSSLRILRPGLAISEMAVSQLPGVPSAVWTVKKNVNDAFDAYIVVSFANATLVLSIGETVEEVSDSGFLDTTPSLAVSLIGDDSLMQVHPNGIRHIREDGRINEWRTPGKRTIVKVGSNGLQVVIALSGGELIYFEVDMTGQLMEVEKHEMSGDVACLDIAPVPEGRQRSRFLAVGSYDNTIRILSLDPDDCMQVLSVQSVSSPPESLLFLEVKASVGGEDGADHPANLFLNAGLQNGVLFRTVVDMVTGQLSDSRSRFLGLRAPKLFSVKVRGRPAMLCLSSRPWLGYIHQGHFLLTPLSYETLEFAASFSSDQCAEGVVAVAGDALRVFTIERLGETFNETAIPLRYTPRRFVLQPKRKLLVIIESDQGSYTAEEREAARKECFEAAGMGENGNGNMNQMENGGDDEDKEDPLSDEQYGYPKAESNKWVSCIRVLDPRTASTTCLLELQDNEAAFSVCTVNFHDKEYGTLLAVGTAKGLQFWPKRSLTAGFIHIYRFLEDGRSLELLHKTQVEGVPLALCQFQGRLLAGIGSVLRLYDLGKRRLLRKCENKLFPNTIISIQTYRDRIYVGDIQESFHFCKYRRDENQLYIFADDVVPRWLTASYHIDFDTMAGADKFGNVYFVRLPQDVSDEIEEDPTGGKIKWEQGRLNGAPNKVEEIVQFHVGDVVTSLQKASLIPGGGECVLYGTVMGSLGALLPFTSRDDVDFFSHLEMHMRQEHPPLCGRDHMAYRSAYFPVKDVIDGDLCEQFPTLPLDLQRKIADELDRTPGEILKKLEEARNKII; encoded by the exons ATGTATCTCTACAATTTAACTCTTCAACAAGCCACCGGCATCGTTTCCGCCATAAATGGAAACTTCTCCGGCGGTAAAATCCAAGAAATTGTCGTCGCCCGTGGTAAGATCCTTTCCCTTCTCCGCCCCGACGATCTCGGTAAGCTCCAAACGCTTCATTCCGTCGAAATTTTCGGTTGCATACGTTCCCTAGCTCAGTTCCGGCTAACTGGAGCTCAAAAGGACTACATTGTTGTAGGGTCCGATTCGGGTCGGATCGTTATACTTGAATACAATAAAGAGAAGAACGTCTTTGATAAAGTTCACCAAGAAACTTTTGGGAAATCTGGGTGTCGCCGGATTGTTCCGGGTCAATACTTGGCTATTGACCCGAAAGGAAGAGCTGTAATGATTGGTGCTTGTGAGAAGCAGAAATTAGTTTATGTTTTGAATAGAGATACTGCTGCTAGGTTAACCATTTCTTCACCTTTAGAAGCTCATAAATCACATACGATTGTTTACTCTATTTGTGGTGTTGATTGTGGTTTCGATAACCCTATTTTTGCTGCCATCGAGTTGGATTACTCGGAGGCTGATCAGGATTCCACGGGAGTGGCTGCAGGTGAAGCACAGAAGCATTTGACGTTTTATGAACTTGATTTAGGGCTTAACCATGTGTCTCGGAAGTGGTCGGAACAGGTTGACAATGGGGCAAATATGTTGGTCACAGTGCCTGGTGGTGGTGATGGGCCAAGTGGGGTTCTGGTTTGCGCAGAAAATTTTGTTATCTATAAGAATCAGGGGCATCCTGATGTTAGAGCGGTGATTCCTAGACGGGCTGACTTGCCAGAAGAACGTGGTGTTTTGATTGTTTCAGCGGCTACGCATAAGCAGAAGTCgatgtttttctttcttttgcagaCAGAATATGGAGATATTTTTAAGGTTACATTGGAACATGGAAATGAAGGAGTTTCGGAATTGAAGATTAAGTATTTTGATACAATTCCGGTTACGTCTTCAATGTGTGTGTTGAAAACTGGTTTTCTATTTGCAGCTTCAGAGTTTGGCAATCATGCTTTGTATCAGTTTCAGGCTATTGGGGATGACCCTGATGTGGAATCATCATCATCTACATTGATGGAAACAGAAGAAGGTTTTCAGCCAGTGTTTTTCCAGCCGAGAGGGCTTAAGAATCTAGTTAGGATTGACCAAGCTGAGAGCCTGATGCCAATAATGGACATGAAAATTGCTAATCTCTTCGAGGAAGAAACACCTCAGATATTTTCACTTTGTGGACGTGGTCCTCGTTCATCATTGAGGATACTAAGGCCTGGTTTGGCCATCAGTGAGATGGCTGTTTCACAGCTTCCTGGTGTCCCAAGTGCTGTGTGGACTGTGAAGAAAAATGTTAATGATGCCTTTGATGCATACATTGTCGTGTCATTTGCCAATGCAACACTTGTTCTTTCCATTGGTGAAACAGTTGAAGAAGTTAGCGATAGTGGGTTTCTTGATACTACGCCCTCTCTTGCTGTTTCTTTAATTGGTGATGATTCACTGATGCAAGTTCACCCAAATGGTATTAGGCATATAAGGGAAGATGGACGTATTAATGAGTGGAGAACACCTGGGAAAAGGACGATTGTTAAAGTTGGTTCAAATGGGCTTCAAGTAGTTATTGCATTGAGTGGAGGTGAGCTTATATACTTTGAGGTGGATATGACTGGGCAACTTATGGAAGTTGAGAAGCATGAAATGTCTGGAGATGTGGCGTGTCTGGACATTGCCCCTGTTCCTGAAGGAAGACAGAGGTCCCGTTTCCTTGCGGTTGGTTCCTATGATAATACAATCCGTATATTATCTTTGGATCCTGATGATTGTATGCAGGTTCTGAGTGTTCAGAGTGTGTCCTCACCTCCTGAGTCTCTCCTTTTCCTTGAAGTTAAGGCATCGGTAGGTGGTGAGGATGGTGCTGATCACCCTGCCAATCTTTTCCTTAATGCTGGTCTGCAGAATGGAGTTCTGTTTCGGACGGTAGTGGATATGGTTACGGGGCAACTTTCTGATTCCCGTTCACGTTTCTTAGGCCTAAGAGCCCCCAAGTTGTTCTCTGTTAAAGTAAGAGGCCGACCTGCAATGCTTTGCTTGTCTAGTCGACCATGGCTTGGTTATATTCACCAAGGACATTTTCTGTTAACACCCCTTTCTTACGAGACACTTGAATTTGCTGCCTCATTTTCATCTGATCAGTGTGCCGAAGGTGTCGTTGCTGTTGCAGGGGATGCATTGAGAGTTTTCACCATTGAGCGACTTGGAGAAACCTTCAATGAGACCGCTATTCCTTTGAGGTATACTCCTAGGAGGTTTGTTTTGCAACCAAAGCGGAAATTGTTGGTAATTATTGAGAGTGACCAAGGATCATATACTGCAGAAGAGCGTGAAGCTGCAAGAAAGGAGTGCTTTGAGGCTGCAGGAATGGGAGAAAATGGTAACGGCAATATGAACCAAATGGAAAATGGTGGTGATGATGAGGACAAAGAGGATCCCCTCTCTGATGAGCAGTATGGTTATCCTAAGGCAGAGTCAAACAAGTGGGTTTCTTGCATTAGAGTTCTTGATCCGAGGACTGCTTCCACAACTTGTCTTTTGGAGCTTCAGGACAATGAAGCTGCTTTCAGTGTGTGTACTGTGAATTTCCATGATAAAGAGTATGGAACTCTGTTGGCTGTTGGCACGGCCAAGGGTCTGCAGTTTTGGCCCAAAAGAAGCTTAACTGCGGGATTCATTCATATCTATAGGTTTTTAGAAGATGGCAGATCGCTTGAACTTCTGCACAAGACACAAGTGGAAGGTGTTCCTCTTGCTTTATGCCAATTTCAGGGAAGATTACTTGCTGGGATAGGATCGGTGCTCCGATTATATGACCTGGGGAAAAGGAGACTGCTTAGGAAATGTGAGAATAAGCTTTTCCCTAACACTATTATCTCTATCCAAACTTATCGTGATAGAATATATGTTGGGGACATCCAAGAG TCATTCCATTTTTGCAAGTATAGGAGGGATGAAAATCAACTGTATATATTCGCTGATGATGTTGTTCCGAGATGGCTTACTGCATCATACCATATAGATTTTGACACCATGGCTGGTGCAGACAAGTTCGGGAATGTCTATTTTGTGCGGCTACCACAAGATGTCTCAGATGAAATAGAGGAAGACCCAACTGGTGGAAAGATAAAATGGGAACAAGGGAGGCTCAATGGAGCTCCTAACAAGGTAGAGGAGATAGTTCAGTTCCATGTCGGGGATGTGGTAACTAGTTTGCAGAAGGCATCTCTTATACCAGGTGGTGGAGAGTGTGTTCTTTATGGAACTGTAATGGGGAGCTTGGGGGCATTGCTTCCGTTCACTTCCCGTGATGATGTTGACTTCTTTTCGCACCTAGAGATGCATATGAGGCAGGAACACCCTCCCTTGTGCGGACGAGATCATATGGCTTACAGATCTGCTTATTTCCCTGTCAAG GATGTGATTGATGGGGATTTGTGTGAGCAGTTTCCGACCCTACCTTTGGATCTGCAGAGAAAAATTGCAGACGAGTTGGACCGTACTCCTGGGGAGATACTGAAGAAACTCGAAGAAGCCCGAAACAAGATCATTTGA